The sequence GGCCTGCATGTGCAAGCGGTGAGCAAGATCGTCCACTGCCTGACCACCGACATCCGCCCACCGCCTTTTGGTTCCGGTGGCAATCGCTCGTTCATCACCGGTGTGACCCAAGTCGATGGCGTATTGGTACAGGTGCTGGACATCGAAAAAGTCATCCACGGTATCGCCCCGGCACAAATTGAAGCAGCGCCTACCGACCTGACCATGGAAGAGGCCGAAGTGCTCGGCAACGCCCGAATCCTGGTGGTGGACGACAGTCAGGTCGCCCTGCAGCAATCGGTGCACACCCTGCGCAACCTCGGCCTGCAATGTCACACCGCACGCAGCGCCAAGGAAGCCATTGACCGCCTGCTGGAACTGCAAGGCACCGCTGAGCAGATCAACGTGGTGGTCTCGGACATCGAAATGTCCGAAATGGACGGCTACGCCTTTACCCGTACCCTGCGGGAAACCCCGGACTTCCAGGACCTGTACGTGCTGCTGCACACCTCCCTGGACAGCGCAATGAACAGCGAAAAAGCCCGCCTGGCCGGTGCCAACGCAGTGCTGACCAAGTTTTCCTCGCCGGAACTGACCAAGTGCCTGGTGGTGGCGGCCCAAACTGTGGCTCAACAAGGCATCTAACGCGTGGGTGAGTATTTTCAGCTGCTGCGCCGCGACCTCACCCGCCCCCTTCCCTCCCCGCAGTGGCCGGCAGGTATTCGCCTGGATCACTACCGCGACGAACTCGCCCCGGCGATTCATGCCGTGTTGCGCCTGGCCCAGGACCAAGGCGGCGGTCGTGTAGGCGGCCTTGACCGATGGCGCCAACAGTTCGTCACTGACGCCGAGTTCGACCCGACCCTATGCCTGGTCGCCAGTGACGCCAACGGAATCCTCGGCGTCGCGCAATGCTGGACCAGCGCCTTCATCAAGAACCTGGCCATCCACCCCGCAGCCCAAGGCCAGGGTTTGGGCCGGGCGTTGTTGTTGCACACCTTCCAGATGTTTCAGCAGCGTAACGAGGCATTTATCGACCTCAAGGTGCGCGAATCCAACCTGCGCGCCCGCCAGCTGTATGAAAGTGCCGGCATGGTGTTTGTACTCAGGGATCTTGTACCCGAGGAATAAAGCACTGGCGCATAACTTGCTTTGCACAGAGCCAGCGCGATGGAAAGAGGTGTAAACCCGTCACCGCACGTGAGCCCTCTGACCTTGCCTGGTGACAGATCCTCCATGAACACCCACTTTTCCTGCGTAGGCTGCGGCAAATGCTGCACCGATCATCATGTGCCCCTGACCCTCGACGAGGCCCGGCAGTGGGCGGCGGACGGCGGCAATGTCATCGTCCTGGTGGAGGGTTTCCTGGGCAGCGGGCTGGGTCTGCCTGCGCTGCAGCGCGAGCACGCTGAGCGGCGCTCCGCCATCGTGCCAAGCGGTAATACCGAGGCGTATGTGGCAATCACCTTTGCCGCCTATAACGCCGGGCCCTGCCGGAATCTTGACGAAAACAAGTTATGCCGCATCTACGAGCGCCGACCGCTGGTCTGCCGGATCTACCCCATGGAGATCAACCCGCATATCCCACTGAACCCCAGCGCCAAAGACTGCCCGCCGGAATCCTGGGAGCAGGGGCCTGCGCTGATTGTCGGTGGTGAGTTGGTGGACCAGGAGTTGGCCGAGCTGATTCGCCGTTCACGGCAAGCCGACCGCGATGACATCCAGACCAAGGAAGCAGTCTGTGGGCTGCTGGGGATTCATACCACCGCCCTCAAGGGTGACGGGTTTACGGCATACCTGCCGGACATGAACGCCTTTGCGGCGGCGATCGAACAGGCCACGGAACTGCCGTCGATCGCCAATGAATGGGTGTTTCATGTGTCTGGGCTGGATATCGCCGAGCAGCTGCTGGATGCCGGGGCGCGGATTGCGACCGAGGTGCCGGCCAACTATGCGTTTATTTCGTTGCGGGCGGCTTAGTTCCTTATTCAGGGACTATCACGGGGCTCATCGTTCATCGGTTACCGCAATGCACTCAATCGCGACCGAGGCCCTGCGTGGCAGTCGACGCACCGAAAGGACGCTGCGGGCGGGCAGGCGATCCGACGGAAAATAGCTCAGATACACTTCACTGACTTGGCTCAGGTCATCCAGGTCCGTCAGGAACAGTGTGCATTTGACGACATGCCGTAGAGAAGACTGATGACGCTCAAGCGTTTCACGCAAGATGTTCATCGCTTGCTTCATCTGCGCCGGCGCACCGCCCTTCACCGGGTTGCGGCGGGCATCAAGTCCCAGCACATCCGAGAGGTAAAGGGTGTTACCAACTCTGACCACCTCGGAAAACGGCAATCCCGAAGCACTGGGATAGAACGGCGGACCATCGATTGTGCCTAGCGTTACCGAACGTTCCTCCTCCAGCAGGTACCCCTGTGTAATTCGCGTGGACTCACCGTTTTGCTTGAGCTGCTCAAGCGCGCGGTTGAGCTCATCGCGCAAGGCCGTGTCAGCCTTGCGCAAGCCGATAGACACGCCTTTGCCCAATTGCTCGCCCACCACGGCAGGTCCGGAGAACGTGAAGTCCTGCCCGTAAGGGGTATCAAGCAATGCTTCACGAATCTCAATCGTCCCCTGCAGCGTGGCATCGATATCCCCCGCCACCAGGCTGCGGATCAGTTGGTCATTGAGCCAGAAACTCTTGATGATCACCCCCGCTGGTGCCCACTGCGCTTGCGCAAAGGCCTCGCGATTGCTGCCGGCCAATACGCCGATCCGCTTGCCCCTCAAAGACCGTATGGTGGGCACCAGGCCCGAATCCTTGCGCGCCACCAGGTGGGTGGTAAGCGGGTAAAGATCCTCGGTAAAGTCGATCAGTTGTCGCCGTTGCGGGGTCGATGCCATGCCCATGATCGCGTCGAAACGCCGCTGTTCAAGGGCCGCGATACTGCCAGCAAAAACCTGGTCGACCCAGGTGCAGCGGACATTGAGCTGCGCGCACAAGGCGTTACCCAGTTCGATGTTCAAGCCCACCAGTTGGCCTTTCTCATCGCGACTTTCATAAGGGGGAAACTGGGAGGAGATGGCAAAGCGGATTTCGCTACGCGGCTGATTGTCTGCAGCAACCGTAGAAAAGCTACCCATTACCATCAAGAAGATGAGTGCAGCGCCAATCTGTGTCGCAGCCATGGGGATGTCCTTTTCCTGAAAGATCAGCGTCATCAGTCCCCGTCTCTGCCAGGCAGAATCGGGGATTGGATGGGGTGCAAGCTTTCAAGAAATGGTCGTTGGCGGACAAGGCGAAAGATCAGTAGTTGCTGTAGGCACAACTAACCCGTGCAGGGGATTTATTACCGGTACATGCCAGAGCGGTCAGCGCTTGCCCATCGAACGGCGGGTGCCAGGAGGTGCCATACCCGGGCTCTTGGTGTGGCCGTTCTTGGCACCGTTTTTGTACCAGGGCTGGCTGGCATTTTTTTCCCCGGCAAGCTCGCCCGGTTTGAATGGAAACTTGAACGCCGGGATCTCGGTTTTGGCTGCGTTTTCGACGCTTTCAGGGTTGACCTGTCCGTCAATCTCGACAGCTTCAACAGGGGGTTGTGTCGGGGAATTCATGGGAGCTCCGGGGAGTGCAAAAAATGACGCGGGACCGCCTTGCGGACCACACTGGCGCGCAGTATACCTGCGCGCCTCGGATCTTTAACCACTGCCCGTACGAATGGTCGGTGTTTGCTGACAGCGCCGTCAGTTAGCAGTCACTTTGCTGACCCGGTCCACAGGCTATAAAGAACCTTCATTCTTCTGTTTCTCTGTCCGGGCGCCGTCACCCCATGCACATTCCACGAAAATCCGCCGTGATCGTCGGCGTCCTGGTCTTGGTGGCCATCGCCGCCTGGGCGTTGATCCGACCGGCCAAGACCAAACTGGTGGCTTCGGCGGCAATCCCGGTGCGGGTGGTCAGCGTCGCCGAGCAGGACATCCCACGCTTCGTCAGCGGCATCGGTTCAGTGTTGTCGTTGCACAGCGTGATCATCCGGCCGCAGATCGACGGCATCCTCACCAAGTTGCTGGTCAAGGAAGGCCAACTGGTCAAGGCCGGAGACCTGCTGGCGACTATCGACGACCGTTCGATTCGTGCCAGCCTGGACCAGGCGCGGGCGCAACTGGGGGAAAGCCAGGCGCAACTGCAAGTGGCTCAGGTCAACCTCAAGCGCTACAAGGAATTGAGTGTCGACGACGGCGTGTCCAAGCAGACCTACGACCAGCAACAAGCCCTGGTCAACCAGCTCAAGGCGACAGCCCAGGGTAACCAGGCCGCCATTGATTCGGCACAGGTGCAGTTGTCGTACACACAGATTCGTTCGCCGGTCACCGGGCGCGTCGGTATTCGTACGGTGGATGAAGGCAACTTCCTGCGCATGAGCGATGCCCAAGGCTTATTCTCGGTCACCCAGATCGACCCGATTGCCGTCGAGTTTTCCCTGCCGCAGCAAATGCTGCCCACCCTGCAAGGCTTGATCGCCGCCCAGCAACCTGCCGACGTCAACGCCTACATGGGCGCCGACACCGATGGCCAGACCGGTGACCTGCTCGGTGAAGGCCGCCTGAGCCTGATCGACAACCAGATCAGCGCCACCACCGGCACCATCCGCGCCAAGGCCGAATTCAGTAATGCCACGCAGAAGTTATGGCCGGGGCAACTGGTGACCATCAAGATCCAGACCGCCCTCGACAAAAACGCTCTGGTGGTGCCGCCGACCGTGGTCCAGCGCGGCCTGGACTCGCACTTCGTGTACCGGGTCAACGGTGACAAGGTGGACATCGTGCCGGTGCAGGTGGTCTATCAGGACAGCGACATGAATATCGTCAAGGGCGTGCAGGCCGGTGACGTACTGGTCAGCGATGGCCAGTCGCGGCTCAAGGCTGGGGCTCAGGTGGAGGTTCTCAAGGAACCTCCACAAGTGATCCAGACCGCCAACGCACAGGTGCAGCCATGAAGGGCAGTCGCTCGCCGTCTGCCTGGTGCGTCGACCACCCGGTCGCCACGCTGCTGTTGACCTTCGCCCTGGTGCTGCTGGGGCTGATTGCCTTCCCGCGCTTGCCCATCGCCCCGTTGCCGGAAGCGGAATTCCCGACCATTCAGGTCACCGCGCAACTGCCCGGTGCCAGCCCCGATACCATGGCCTCGTCGGTCGCGACGCCCCTGGAAGTGCAATTCAGTGCCATCCCCGGCATGACCCAGATGACCTCCAGCAGTGCGTTGGGCTCCAGCCTGTTGACCCTGCAATTCACCCTCAACAAGAGCATCGACACCGCCGCCCAAGAAGTGCAGGCGGCGATCAACACCGCCTCCGGCAAGCTGCCCAGCGACATGCCTAGCCTGCCGACCTGGAAAAAGGTCAACCCGGCAGACAGCCCAGTGCTGATCCTCAGCGTCAGTTCCAGCAGCATGCCCGGCACCGAACTGAGCGACTATGTGGAAACCCTGTTGGCCCGACAGATCAGCCAGATCGACGGCGTCGGCCAGATCAACATCACCGGCCAGCAACGTCCGGCCATTCGCGTGCAAGCCTCGCCGGACAAACTCGCCGCCATCGGCCTGACCCTTGCAGACATTCGCCTGGCCATCCAGCAATCAAGCCTGAACCTGGCCAAGGGCGCGCTCTACGGGCAGAACAGCGTGTCCACTCTGTCGACCAACGACCAGCTGTTTCACCCCGAGGAATACGGCGAGTTGATCGTCTCCTACAAGGATGGCGCGCCCGTACAACTGCGGGATGTGGCCCGCGTGGTCAATGGCTCGGAAAACGCCTACGTCCAGGCCTGGTCCGGCGATACGCCAGGGGTCAACCTGGTGATTTCCCGCCAGCCTGGCGCCAATATCGTCGAGACCGTGGACCGTATTCAGGCCGAGCTACCGCGCTTGGAAGCCATGCTGCCGGCCTCGGTGGAGGTCAGCATACTGTCGGACCGGACCAAGACTATTCGCGCGTCCCTGCATGAAGTGGAAATCACCCTGTTGATCGCCGTGTTGTTGGTGGTGGCGGTGATGGCACTGTTCCTGCGCCAGTGGTCGGCAACGATGATTGTGTCCAGCGTGCTCGGGGTGTCGCTGATCGCCAGCTTTGCCTTGATGTACGTGATGGGCTTCAGCCTGAACAACCTGACACTGGTGGCCATCGTGATCGCCGTCGGCTTTGTGGTGGACGATGCGATTGTGGTGGTGGAGAACATCCACCGTCATCTGGAAGCGGGCCTGGGCATGCGCGAGTCGGCCATCAAGGGCGCCGGCGAGATTGGCTTTACCGTGGTGTCCATCAGCTTCTCGCTGGTGGCGGCGTTTATCCCGTTGCTGTTCATGGGCGGCGTGGTGGGACGGCTGTTCAAGGAGTTCGCCCTGACGGCCACCTCAACCATTCTGATTTCGGTGGTGGTGTCCCTGACGTTGGCCCCCACATTGGCCGCGCTGTTCATGCGTGCGCCGACCCATCATCCCCATGACAAACCCGGTTTCAGCGAGCGCCTGCTGGCCGGTTATGCCAAAAACCTGCGCCTTGCCTTGGCTCACCCACGATTGATGCTGAGTATCTTCATCGTGACCTTGGGGCTGGCCATCGCCGGTTACGTGTTTATTCCCAAGGGTTTCTTCCCGGTACAAGACACCGGTTTTGTCCTCGGCACCAGCGAGGCGGCAGCGGACGTGTCCTTTCCGGACATGATCACCAAGCACCAGGCGCTGGCCGAAATCATCAAGGCCGACCCGGCGGTGGAGGCGTTCTCCCATTCAGTCGGCGTGACCGGCAGTAACCAGACCATCGCCAACGGCCGGTTCTGGATTGCCTTGAA is a genomic window of Pseudomonas sp. ADAK18 containing:
- a CDS encoding chemotaxis protein CheV — translated: MSVNKARADSLSLLLFTLRSGKLMAINLLKVSEIIPCPPLTKLPESHPHVKGIATLRGAALSVIDLSRALGEMPLKDPDGGCLIVTDVSRSKQGLHVQAVSKIVHCLTTDIRPPPFGSGGNRSFITGVTQVDGVLVQVLDIEKVIHGIAPAQIEAAPTDLTMEEAEVLGNARILVVDDSQVALQQSVHTLRNLGLQCHTARSAKEAIDRLLELQGTAEQINVVVSDIEMSEMDGYAFTRTLRETPDFQDLYVLLHTSLDSAMNSEKARLAGANAVLTKFSSPELTKCLVVAAQTVAQQGI
- a CDS encoding efflux RND transporter periplasmic adaptor subunit translates to MHIPRKSAVIVGVLVLVAIAAWALIRPAKTKLVASAAIPVRVVSVAEQDIPRFVSGIGSVLSLHSVIIRPQIDGILTKLLVKEGQLVKAGDLLATIDDRSIRASLDQARAQLGESQAQLQVAQVNLKRYKELSVDDGVSKQTYDQQQALVNQLKATAQGNQAAIDSAQVQLSYTQIRSPVTGRVGIRTVDEGNFLRMSDAQGLFSVTQIDPIAVEFSLPQQMLPTLQGLIAAQQPADVNAYMGADTDGQTGDLLGEGRLSLIDNQISATTGTIRAKAEFSNATQKLWPGQLVTIKIQTALDKNALVVPPTVVQRGLDSHFVYRVNGDKVDIVPVQVVYQDSDMNIVKGVQAGDVLVSDGQSRLKAGAQVEVLKEPPQVIQTANAQVQP
- a CDS encoding transporter substrate-binding domain-containing protein; protein product: MAATQIGAALIFLMVMGSFSTVAADNQPRSEIRFAISSQFPPYESRDEKGQLVGLNIELGNALCAQLNVRCTWVDQVFAGSIAALEQRRFDAIMGMASTPQRRQLIDFTEDLYPLTTHLVARKDSGLVPTIRSLRGKRIGVLAGSNREAFAQAQWAPAGVIIKSFWLNDQLIRSLVAGDIDATLQGTIEIREALLDTPYGQDFTFSGPAVVGEQLGKGVSIGLRKADTALRDELNRALEQLKQNGESTRITQGYLLEEERSVTLGTIDGPPFYPSASGLPFSEVVRVGNTLYLSDVLGLDARRNPVKGGAPAQMKQAMNILRETLERHQSSLRHVVKCTLFLTDLDDLSQVSEVYLSYFPSDRLPARSVLSVRRLPRRASVAIECIAVTDER
- a CDS encoding N-acetyltransferase, producing MGEYFQLLRRDLTRPLPSPQWPAGIRLDHYRDELAPAIHAVLRLAQDQGGGRVGGLDRWRQQFVTDAEFDPTLCLVASDANGILGVAQCWTSAFIKNLAIHPAAQGQGLGRALLLHTFQMFQQRNEAFIDLKVRESNLRARQLYESAGMVFVLRDLVPEE
- a CDS encoding multidrug efflux RND transporter permease subunit; amino-acid sequence: MKGSRSPSAWCVDHPVATLLLTFALVLLGLIAFPRLPIAPLPEAEFPTIQVTAQLPGASPDTMASSVATPLEVQFSAIPGMTQMTSSSALGSSLLTLQFTLNKSIDTAAQEVQAAINTASGKLPSDMPSLPTWKKVNPADSPVLILSVSSSSMPGTELSDYVETLLARQISQIDGVGQINITGQQRPAIRVQASPDKLAAIGLTLADIRLAIQQSSLNLAKGALYGQNSVSTLSTNDQLFHPEEYGELIVSYKDGAPVQLRDVARVVNGSENAYVQAWSGDTPGVNLVISRQPGANIVETVDRIQAELPRLEAMLPASVEVSILSDRTKTIRASLHEVEITLLIAVLLVVAVMALFLRQWSATMIVSSVLGVSLIASFALMYVMGFSLNNLTLVAIVIAVGFVVDDAIVVVENIHRHLEAGLGMRESAIKGAGEIGFTVVSISFSLVAAFIPLLFMGGVVGRLFKEFALTATSTILISVVVSLTLAPTLAALFMRAPTHHPHDKPGFSERLLAGYAKNLRLALAHPRLMLSIFIVTLGLAIAGYVFIPKGFFPVQDTGFVLGTSEAAADVSFPDMITKHQALAEIIKADPAVEAFSHSVGVTGSNQTIANGRFWIALKDRGERDVSASQFIDRIRSKLAKVPGIVLYLRAGQDINLSSGPSRSQYQYVLKSNDGPTLNTWTQRLTEKLRANPAFRDLSNDLQLGGSITHISIDRQAAARFGLTATDVDQALYDAFGQRQVNEFQTEINQYQVVLELDTQQRGKAESLNYFYLRSPLSGEMVPLSAVAKVDPPTVGPLSISHDGMFPAANLSFNLAPGVALGDAVIMLNQAKNEIGMPASIIGNFQGAAQAFQSSLASQPWLILAALVAVYIILGVLYESFVHPLTIISTLPSAGLGALIMLWLLGQDFSIMALIGLVLLIGIVKKNGILMIDFALEAQRVRGLPPHDAIYEACVTRFRPIIMTTLAALLGAVPLMLGAGPGAELRQPLGIAVVGGLLVSQALTLFTTPVIYLYLEKLFHRPKPALGLATTH
- a CDS encoding YkgJ family cysteine cluster protein produces the protein MNTHFSCVGCGKCCTDHHVPLTLDEARQWAADGGNVIVLVEGFLGSGLGLPALQREHAERRSAIVPSGNTEAYVAITFAAYNAGPCRNLDENKLCRIYERRPLVCRIYPMEINPHIPLNPSAKDCPPESWEQGPALIVGGELVDQELAELIRRSRQADRDDIQTKEAVCGLLGIHTTALKGDGFTAYLPDMNAFAAAIEQATELPSIANEWVFHVSGLDIAEQLLDAGARIATEVPANYAFISLRAA